Genomic window (Lutra lutra chromosome 6, mLutLut1.2, whole genome shotgun sequence):
agagcccaggacctgacggattccctggtgaattctatcaaagtttcaaagaagaaataacacctattctcctgaagctgtttcaaaaaattgaagcagaaggaaaacttccagattctttttacaaagccagcattaccctgatccccaaaccaggcaaagaccctaccaaaaaggagaatttcagaccaatatcactgatgaatatggatgctaagattctcaacaagatcctagcaaacaggatccaacagtaccttaaaaagattatccacgaTGACCAGGGGGATTCATCcttgggttacaaggatggttcaacattcacaaatcaatcaatgtatagaacaaatcaataagagaagagagaaaaaccacatggtcctctcaattgatgcagaaaaagtatttgacaaaatccagcatccgctcctgattaaaacgcttcaaagtatagggatagagggaacattcctgaacttcataaaatctatctatgagagacccacagcaagtatcatcctcaatgggaaaaagcttgcagccttcccattgagatcaggaacacgacaaggatgcccactctcaccactcttgttcaacatagtattagaagtcctagcaacagcaatcagagaacaaagagaaataaaaggtatccacattggcaatgaagaagtcaaactctctctctttgcagatgacatgattctttatatggaaaacccaaaagactccacccccaaactactagaactcatacagcaattcagtaacgtggcaggatacaaagtcagtgtacagaaatcagtggctttcttatacactaacaatgaaaatacagaaagggaaattagagaatcccttccatttactatagcaccaagaaccataagaaaactgggaataaacctaaccaaagaggtaaaggatctgtactcgaggaactacagaacactcatgaaagaaattgaagaagacacaaaaagatggaagaccattccatgctcttggatcagaagaataaacattgttaaaatgtctacactgcctagaacaatctatacttttaatgccattctgatcaaaattccaccagtatttttcaaagagctggagcaaataatcctaaaattttttatggaatcagaagagaccccgaattgctaaggaaatgttgagaaagaaaaacaaaactgggggcatcacgttacctgatttcaagctttactacaaagctgtgatcaccaagacagcatggtactggcataaaaacagacacatagaccagtggaacagagtagagagcccagatatagaccctcaactctatggccaaataatcttcgacaaaacaggaaaaaatatacagtggaaaaaagacagtctcttcaataaatggtgctgggacaactggacagctatatgtagaagaatgaaacttgaccattctcttacaccgtgcCATTaatattttgatcaggatggcattgaaagtctagattgctctgggcaacatagacactttaacaatgtttattcttctgatccatgagcttgggatatttttccatctctttgtgtcttctttgatttctttcatgagtgctctgtagtttctagagtatagatcctttaccactttggttaggtttattccaaggtatcttatagcttttggtgctgttgtaaatggaattgattccctagtttctctttctacagttacattgttagtgtataaaaaagcaactgatttctgtgtattgattttgtatcctgccacattactgaattattATATGAGTTCTATTAATTTGGGggcagagtcttttgggttttccacataaagcatcatgtcatctgtgaagagagggtgtttgactttttctttgccaatctgaatacattttattctttttgttgtctgattgctgttgctaggacttctagtattatgttgaacaatagtggtgagagtgagcatccttgtcatgttcctgatcttaagggaaaagttctcaggttttccccattgagaatgatattccatgtgagtttttcatagatggattttatgaaattgaggaatgttccctttatctctgtactctgaagagttttaatcaggaaaggatgctgtatttaatcaaatgctttttctgcatcaattgagaggatcatgtggttcttctctgtcctctaaatgcattctatcacattgattgacttgggaatgttgaaccacccttgcattgcaaggataaattccacctggtcatggtggataatccttttaaggtactgttaGATCCTGTTAGCTAAGATATTGCTGAGaatttggcatccatattcaccagagatattagtctgaaattctcctttttgatggagtctttgcctggtttgggtatcaaggtaatgctggttttatagaaagagtctggaagttttccttccgtttctattttctgaaacaacttcaggagaataggtattattttttctttgaatgtttggtagaattccccatccatcagggaatccatcaggtcctatACTCTTGTTTTTGGGAAGGTTTTTGATCCCTGCTTCAATCttattactggttattggtctattcaggttgtcaatttctttctgtttcagtcttggtagcttataggtttccaggaatgcatccatttcttctaggttgcttaacttattggcatataactgttgataatattatctgataattgtttcttttttttttaaagatttttatttatttatttgacaaagagaaatcacaagtaggcagagaggcaggcagagagagaggaggaagcaggctccctgctgagcagaaagcccgatgcggggctcaaacccaggacctgggatcatgacctgagctgaaggcaggggcttaacccactgagccacccaggtgcccactgatGATTGTTTCAATTTCCTTTGTGTTAGTCATGATATATACCCTTTCATTCTTGTTATTAATatgggtcttttctctttccttttggataagtctggtcAGTAGTTTATCGATCTtactaattatttcaaaaaaccagcttctagtttcattgatgtgttctactgtatttctggtttttaATTCCTTGGtctttgctctaatcttaatCATTTCCCTCCTCGTGCATaggttaggcttaatttgttgttgattctctagttctttaaggtgtaaagatagtGTGTGTtagggatttttctatttttttgagtgaggcttggacggctatgtatttcccctttaggaccacctttgtggtatcccataggttttggactgaagtgttttcattcttgttggtttccatgaattgtttaagttcttctttgatttcctggttgacccaaacattcttgaacaGGATGGtttttagcttccaagtgtttgaatttcttcccaactttttcttgtgatggagttccagtttcaaagcactgtggtctgagaatttgcagggaataatctcaatcttttggatcagttgagccctgatttgtggaCCCaatatatggtctattctggagaaaattccatgtgcactcaagaagaatgagtattctgttgttttagggtggaatgttctgtatatatctatgaggtctatttggtccagtgtgtcattcaaaactcttgtttttttgttttgtttttgttgttgttgattctctgcttaaatgatctgtctattgctgagactGGGGTATCCTCCAATTAATCtgttattatcaatatgtctctttattttggttaacagttggcttatgtagttggctgctcccatgttggaggcatagatatttacaactgttagaacttcttgttggatagatcctttaagaatgatatagtgtctttctgtatctctaactacagtcttcagcttaaaattcagtttgtctgatatgagaattgccaccccagctttcttttgtggtctattggcatgaaagatggtcctgaatccctttactttcagtctggatgtatctttatgttcaaaattagtctcttgtagacagcatatggatgggtcctgtctttttatccaatctgtaaccctgtgccattttatgggagaatttaggccattcacattgagagtgattattgaaagatacggtTTTACTGTCATCCTGTTGCCTGTAGaggtctttgtttctatagattatctctgttaatttctgttctatatcattcttggggtctttctcctttcatagacccccccccttaatatttcttgcagagccaGCTtcgtggtcacatattctttcagtttttgctggttttggaagttctttatctctccatccattctaaatgacagccttgcaagataaattattcttggctgcatgttcttctcatttaggaAGTTGAaaatatcttgccagccctttctggcttgccaggactctgtggacaagtctgatgttattctgatgttcctccctctgtatgtaaggaatctcttccctttAACTGtccttaagatggtttccttggttttAGGATTTATGAGTTTCACTATTACATGCCTGGGCATTAATCTGTTCTCTTTGATCTTGGGAAAGgacctctctgcctctaggacatgaatgcttaTTTCATtacccagattagggaagttctcagctacaatttgctcaaatatatcttctggtcctttctctctctccaccctctcagggatcccaataattctgacattggaacattttaTGGAGTcattttttctctaattctgtttttatgggttttaaagtatttgttccaggcctcctcctgttccttctttccttcttttctatcagtttgtcttctagatcactaattcattcttctgtctcatttaccctagctgtttgagtatctagattagattggatatcattgatagcatttttaagttctgccccCATCAggtctcatttctgcccttagagaatctatgttaccattaatggttttctccatcctagctaTTTTCTGCATAACTGTTACCTTGAGGTCTATTTTCAACATCTTGTTTATATCTTTATctattagttctgtggcagagatCATAGTCTGTGAATTTTTCCTGTATTTggggttcctcctcttagtcattctgttgaggggtggttgagggaatatATAGATTCCAGATTATTGACCACAACTTAAACAAGATTCACTTGTTCTATAGGGACCTTTGAGTTTttggcctcttgttcttccagtctgtcttctggaggaggggtctGTCCtgctgttactcaggcaaccctgtttgagcagagttgccctgccccctaTGGTGGGGATGGGCtttgtaaaaacatttttgggggggcttttgttctctgggtgCTTTCCCTGATGACTTCTGCTTCTCTTCtaagagtcagagcagaagtgaccatatccaaacctgtctcagaacagagagattgCAGTCTGATTTCCAGAGAGCCCTCCAGGGCACACTACCTCCGTTTTTGTCTGTGCTGCCAGAAACCGCAGCATCCTGGGTTGTGTGCCCCACAGCTGCACTCCCAGTTCTTGCTGGCTCCACAGCTCCACAGTCCcacagctccaggtttcagtctggaGGGGttccctaaagtcctttccccaCCACTACCAGTCTGCGAGTGGGTGCCCAGTTCAGCGCAGGAGACTTTTACACGCCAGTGGCCAAGGATCCCAGagactccctcctccctccatttatcttccaatatctgccTGCAGAATCATGGCTCTCTGCTTCATACCTCAAAACTAACCACTGGGGATATTCTGTTTGTAGGGATCCGGACATATCTTCTTTCATCTCAGGCTGACTTCATGGGTGTGCAGACTGGcctggtagatatccagctcaattcaggggactaGATGAAATAGGGTCCCTTACTCCCCACCATTTTTGTCCCCtattctgtgtgtttttaatgTCCCAAgtagttttcagtttctttctttctttttttttttccaaatgaaagacaattttatatccattttatggGGATTTGGGCTTCATTCTGGGAAGAGAAGTTACCAAAGATAAGGTATCTTTCTGTATATTAAGAAtacacaggggctcctgggtggctcagtgggttaaagcctctgccttcggcttgggtcatgatcccagggtcctgggatccagccccgcatcaggctccctgctcagcagggagcctgcttcttcctctctctctctgcctgcttctctgcctactagtgatctctgtctgtcaaataaataaataaaatcttaaaaaaaaagaatatacagataTGTGTAGGCTAAATTAAACATTGGCTGATATCCAAAGGAGGGACAATTGTCTGACCCAGAAAAGATGACTGTTTACACTTTGACTCCTGAATGTAATAAGATATTAGAGTAAgagagaagtatttatttttgccttagaGATTTATACTAGTTTGACTAAAATACTTACTAAGAACAGTCAATTAAAGTGTCACAAAccaaggtgcctgggtagctcagtcagttaagtagttgcctttggctcaagtcatgatcccagggtcctgggatcgaatcccccatctggctccttgctcagcagggagtctgcttctccctctccctctgcctgttgctctgcctacttgtgctctctgtctctctctgtcaaataaataaatataatcttacataaataaataaataaataaaatgtaaaaaatcttgaaaaaatctGTTCAGTAAACAAAGAACACTGAATAAGAAGTCTAGAGAACCagtttctatttctgcttttataattAGCTATATATTCTAGGGCAAATCATTTAATATCTCTgggttctgttttctcatttgcaacTTCCTACAAAattgtgggggcagaggggagaataCTTTATTAACTATGGGATGCTGATGAAAGGCAGACACTGCATAGGAGGCTGGATCACTTTCTTCATCAGGAAATCAGTCAGGATGACTACATTCTGAAACCAAGAAGTGTCATGAAAACCTACAGAAAAAATTATCTGTTTTAGTGAAAGGGGACTTAATGAGCAGAACTTTACAAAGGGgctattaaatgtttttaaatatgaataggatctaggagaaaaagaaagaagcattatAAGAAACTTTACAGTGCACACAGGGCTGTCAAATTTTTATTGCATCTGTAAGCATCAGCATAAATAGTAACAACCATCACAAACAGTAtctttctgttaaaaaagaaaaagaaaaagaaaaaaagaaagaaagaaaggaatgtcTCGAGCTTTCCAACAAATGTCAACAGACAAACTTACACCAAGATATTTACTTTGATTTtctaaagtcatattttaaagaattgggagaaaatttattaaatattaattcaaaatttttctaCCTTACAGTTAAACTAAAATCtactttactcattttttaaaataaaggcaaaaataaaataaaataaataaagacaggaacatctgtgtgcatatgtatgtgttcGAATACCAAAACAGCACAAACATcagtatttcattaaaaagaattgCCAAATAGACTCAATAGCATCCAACACACCATATTAGCTCTCCTAACTGCACCTGGATTTATTTACTCTGTTCTTGGaaaattattgtttctatttattttgtacttgCAATCTCTTTCACCATCTCAAAGCATCTCCACCATCTCTCCTCTACTCTAAGGCTATAGGGAGGGACCAACCTATCAGCAGTCTGGCAAGGAAAAAAGGTCTAGACCACATGTGGCTGGGCCATCTTTGGGCAGGTatgcaaaattaatatttcaGCTGACCACTGAATGGTCTCTGTTTAATTGTGATTTGTGCAATTAGCTAAGATCAAAGCAAATTTATGGGCAGTTATGTAAACTTttccacaaagagaaaaaattgcttattttttcattacTGTAATGTAAagaaattaaccaaaaaaattttagcagaatgcagttcacacacacacacacacacaactaaaattaaaacattataagGCAATATTTATCCTTAATACAAGTGATGTATTATCTATCTTCTCCTGTTATATAttgtttttcatgaaaaatgtttGCAGTCAGTGGTTTGGTGGCACCACTCAAATCCACTGACAAGAAGAGATTAATTTTTCAGGAATTCTGAGAGCCAGGTGACATCACATTTATAGCTTATAAATCAGCAAAtgaagatatgtatatatatgtgtatatatatacacatatatatgcatacatataagcTAGAATCATTTTCATGGAATACCATAAAGGgcaatctatatctatatatatctatttatctcAAGGAAATAGTCAAATTCTACAAATAGtggctctttccttctttcttttcttttcttcctccttccttccttccttccattcttttcagAGCCAGGTGTTAAATACTTAGCAGCACACCACAGTTTGCAGATGACTAGCTTCATTTCAGGAGTTATTTATGGGTCTCAGCTTACAGTTAAAAGGACACTGAATAACAAATATATGGTTTCCAGTACTAAACCCTCCCCACCCACCGTAAATACTGGTTTTCTTAGCTTCCTCCTCTCACCACTCTATGATTTaaacatgtatgtataaatatattaaacaaacaaaaaatcacaagtttttggtatatatttacatttattaaaaatcagaacatagggatgcctgggtggttcagtccatttagtggctgactcttggtttcagctcacgtcataatctcagggcAGTGAAGTCCAGCTACCAGTAAAGTTCCACACGGGGCATGGGGTCTGCCTgattctctcgctctccctctgctcctacccccactTGTGCATACACTgtctctcttaaaagaaaaagaaataagaacaccAATTAGCAATACAAAATGTGAATGAgtctcaggaaggaaggaagcaccGAGCAGAGTTCTCCTGCAAATAAACGGAAACTTGTCAGTGGCTGTGATTAAGGTGAAACATGAGTGAAAATATGAACGAAATCTGTTGTCTCTGATGTGCAtttgcccttttttttaaagaaacgtTTAGCCTCACCACAGTAAAATCTAGTAAAGTGTAACTTCCTGCTAACCAATGACTGGTTCCTGacagaatatgtatttttgaaattattgccatatttatttatctatagtTATTAGTTGTTAATGTTTCAAAATACATCTGTTCGGATGCTGAGGAACAAAAAGTGAATGGAAATGCGACACAAAATATTGGTGATGGTAAGAGGGAGCAGCACCCTCAAGGTCTGTTTGTGCCCGGATCCCTTCCAAATGGGGTAAAAGTCCTGTGTGTTCTCCTCACACCATTCCtgacttttcctcttctcctctgtttgtttgtttgtttctttctttctttctttctctttccgttcttcttcttcttcttcttcttcttcttcttcttcttcttcttcttcttcttcttcttcttcttcttcttcctctcctcctcctccttctttttcttcttcttcttcttcctaccTACCTAGAAGTAGTGGATATATCAAGTATCCtgaaaaagattccttttttcccctcaagtcttagaaatgaaaagcttggggcgcctgggtggctcagtgggttaagccgctgccttcggctcaggtcatgatctcagggtcctgggatcgagccccgcgtcgggctctctgctcagccggggagcctgcttcccttcctctctctctacctgcctctctgcctgcttgtgatctctctctgtcaaataaataaataaaatcttaaaaaaaaaaaaaaagaaatgaaaagcttgCCATCATAGTCAAAAGTGTGCACACATTTGTGCACATggccatgcacacacacacacacacattttaagtgACTTTATTCTTCTAAGTTCCAGTCCTTTTGCTTCAATTCACTCCTACAGAAGAAGTCCATTCAGTTTCTTTTTGAGTAAACAAATTAGTATTATGGAAATGCGAGCTGCAAATTTTCCCTAGTAAAATGTACTTCAGTGCTCTGCGAAACCAGGGATAGAAGAAACCATATATTAAGGGATTACACGTGGAGTTAAAATAACCAAACCATGTCAAAGCATCAAACAAAACCACAGGAGTAGAGAAGTCCAAAAAGGGATCCAATAAAATAGTGAAGAAGCAGGGAAACCAACATAATAAGAAAACACCCATCACTATTCCTAAAGTTTTGGCagcttttttgtctttccttatttGGTTATTTTGATTTTCTGGCAAATTATTGATTGCACGAGCATGTTTTCTTGACACTGCAAAAATCTTGCCATAAATCCCCACCATCACAGACCCTGGAGTGAAAAAACCCGCCATAAACAAGGTGGTCCCCCATAGCTTATTGAACATCACTGGACAGGAACTGGAACAAGCCACCAAGATGTCATAGCCTTCTATCCCATCAGCATAGGCCTCAGAGAAGACCACCCCGAAAGCAAATGCTCCAGGGACAGACCAACAGAGAAGTAGCAACCTCTTAATGAGGGGAATCGTTATTTTTGTGGAATAACGTAAAGGGTAACAGATAGCATAAAATCTATCAATGGCCACTGAGCAAAGATGGAAAATGGACGTTATGCTAAGCATTAGGTCAAAACTATAATGAATCTTGCAAAATGTAAGCCCAAAATACCAGCAAGTCTCCACTGATCTGACCATACTGTAAGGCATGATGGTGAGCCCCAGGAGGAAATCAGTGACTGCCATGGAGAGGATGAGGAAGTTGGTTGGTGTGTGAAGTTGCTTGAAGTAGGAAATGGAAATGATCATGGCAAGGTTGCCAAACACCGTGATGAATATGG
Coding sequences:
- the TAAR2 gene encoding trace amine-associated receptor 2; protein product: MYSFMAGAIFITVFGNLAMIISISYFKQLHTPTNFLILSMAVTDFLLGLTIMPYSMVRSVETCWYFGLTFCKIHYSFDLMLSITSIFHLCSVAIDRFYAICYPLRYSTKITIPLIKRLLLLCWSVPGAFAFGVVFSEAYADGIEGYDILVACSSSCPVMFNKLWGTTLFMAGFFTPGSVMVGIYGKIFAVSRKHARAINNLPENQNNQIRKDKKAAKTLGIVMGVFLLCWFPCFFTILLDPFLDFSTPVVLFDALTWFGYFNSTCNPLIYGFFYPWFRRALKYILLGKICSSHFHNTNLFTQKETEWTSSVGVN